The segment GAGGTTATGATGATGGACTTCTGTTTATGCCTGTCTTCAATAATTTCAAGTAGTATGGGACGTTCCTTGGCATCAAATGGTACGAGAAACAAGTCATCGAGGATGAGCAACTGACAGCGTCCAATTTTTTTGAGTTCTGCTTCAAGTACACCTTTGATTTTTGCCACTTTCAGTGTACCAAACTGTTTTGGTGCATAGGTATAGAGAGTCCAGAATCTTCTTTTACACGCCTCGTGATCTAGGGCACACGCCAGATAGCTTTTCCCCGTACCAGAAGAACCGGTTATAAAAGATTCAGCCCTTTATGCACAAAATCAAGGTTGGCGAGGTGTTCCATCTGATTACGGTCCAGTCCCCGGTTTACGGTATAGTCAATCTGTTCAATATTTTCATCCGATATTACTATGAAAAATATAATCGTGAGCTCTCTTTTCTGACGAATGCGAAGCCGCTTTCTGCATTGGATGTCGCTAATCTTTATAAGAAAAGATGGTTGATTGAGTTGTTCTTCAAATGGTTCAAGCAACATCTTAAAATAAAGAAATTCTGGGGCACAAGGGAGAATGTTGTTCGCATACAAATCAGTGTTGCAATTGTCACATACTGTCTTGTGGCTATTGTCCAATATGATATGATTACATCGGCTCACAGTTCTTAGATAAAACTCAAAATCGGTCACAAACTTATGGTCTATTTCCCGAAGCGCTATATCTGATATTCTATACTTTACTTTCATGAACTCTTCCAACCGCCTGTAAGTTCGGTCATATTTAACAAGAGTAGCCGGAGCTTTACTGATGCCACAAAGTTTTTCTGCATCCTCATTGTGCTGTCTAAAAAGCTCCAGTAAAGTCTGTTGTCTCACCTCATATCCGAGAAAAGCATTTCTTACTTTTTCGGCAGTCACAAAGGAATCCCTTGATTCTATATAGCGGTAGTGGTTGTTCAATGCGGTGCGTATGTCATCCAGCATATTGTTCACCTGCCTTGCTTTCGCTCCGTTCCCTGACAAACGTCCCAGTTTGGTGTCCCACAGACGAGGCTCCACATCCAGTTTTGAACTGAATTGTGACATTTCCCCGTTTACGGTGATACGAATCATAATGCTCGCCTTACCTTCTTTGTTCACGTAGTTCTTTCTCAGATAGAAGAGAATTTTGAATGTACTTTTGCTCATAACTGTATCTGTTTTATATCCTTCGTTACAATCGTTACACAATGTCACAAAGGAAAGGTTATTAATTGAATTATGAGCAGACAGAATTGAGACAACAGCGGACAAATCAGCGAGTTAGCATGAAAATCGTTACAATAATTAGACGTCGTTTTTTCTGTAACGATTTAGTAACGGAACTTTGTCCGAAGTGGGCTGTTTGATGTCCTTGGATTGGCACTTACAGGACATAAAAAAAGCCCACAAATATTGAATTTGTGAGCTTTGTCTCTTTTTGACTCTCTATTTTCAAGTCTCAGCGGTGCGTACGGGACTCGAACCCGTGACCCCATGCGTGACAGGCATGTATTCTAACCAGCTGAACTAACGCACCTTGGATAGGAGAATAATTATTTTAAGAAGCGGTGCGTACGGGACTCGAACCCGTGACCCCATGCGTGACAGGCATGTATTCTAACCAGCTGAACTAACGCACCTTGAATAGGGGAATAATTATTTAAGAAGCGGTGCGTACGGGACTCGAACCCGTGACCCCATGCGTGACAGGCATGTATTCTAACCAGCTGAACTAACGCACCATTCTTTTTATTTATTCTTGCTATCTCTCTCGATTGCGGTGCAAAGGTATGTATTATTTTTGAATCTGCAATAGTTTTGAGAATAAAAATGCAAACTATTTTATAAATGCCTTGTTTTCAAAGTCGTTTTTGCCGGAAATATTTCCAGTGAGAATCAAAAACGATTCTCGGGAGTTTCGTTTCTGATTCTCGTTGGAAGTATAAACCATTGTCATATAGGTTTTGCTGAAAAAGCCGGCGTATTTTTACAAATTCTCGCCGGCTTTTCATGAATATACGCCGGCTTTTGGAGATTTCTTAGGCAGGAATGAATTCTCGGATGGGAATAGGCCGACATCAACCTGAGGTGTAACGGGTAATTGAAAGGCTTTTCTGATATATAAATAGGTAAGAACTGACAAAAAAACGCTCGGGAAAGCAGAAAAAGAGATTCTTTGAGCCATTTTGTCAGAAATTATGACAGCAGATAATTGCCTGGAGACTTTTTCTCCTTTGGCACAAGGTTTGTAGAGTATTTGGTGTGCGACTTGAAAAAGTCCACAGATGAAACTTGAATAATAACAATAAAAAATATAAGCATTATGGGAAAGATTATAGGAATCGACTTAGGTACAACCAACTCTTGTGTTGCTGTTTTGGAAGGTAACGAACCGGTTGTAATTGCTAACAGTGAAGGTAAAAGAACTACTCCTTCTATTGTAGCGTTTGTTGAAGGTGGTGAACGTAAGGTTGGTGATCCGGCTAAACGTCAGGCTATCACGAACCCGCAGAAGACAATCTTCTCTATCAAACGTTTCATGGGAGAAACATATGATCAGGTACAGAAGGAAATTGCCCGTGTACCGTATAAAGTAGTACGTGGCGACAACAATACTCCGCGTGTGGATATCGATGGTCGTCTGTACACACCGCAGGAAATTTCAGCAATGATCCTGCAGAAAATGAAGAAAACAGCTGAAGATTATCTGGGACAGGAAGTAACAGAAGCCGTTATTACCGTTCCGGCTTACTTTAGCGATGCTCAGCGTCAGGCTACGAAGGAAGCTGGTGAAATCGCCGGTTTGACTGTACGTCGTATCGTAAACGAACCGACTGCCGCTTCATTGGCTTATGGTTTGGATAAAGCCAACAAGGATATGAAGATCGCCGTATTCGACTTAGGTGGTGGTACATTCGATATTTCAATCCTGGAATTAGGTGATGGCGTATTCGAAGTTAAATCAACCAATGGTGATACACACCTGGGTGGTGATGATTTCGACCATGTAATCATCGACTGGTTGGCTGATGAGTTCATGAAGGACGAAGGCGTTGATTTGCGTAAAGACCCGATGGCTCTGCAACGTTTGAAGGAAGCTGCTGAAAAGGCAAAGATTGAATTGTCAAGTACAACTTCTACAGAAATCAACTTGCCGTATATCATGCCGGTTAACGGTGTTCCAAAACACTTGGTTAAGACATTGACACGTGCTAAATTCGAACAGTTGGCCGACAGCTTGATTCAGGCTTGTATCGCTCCTTGCCGTCAGGCATTGAAAGATGCTAACTTGACAACATCAGATATTGATGAAGTTATCTTGGTAGGTGGTTCAACTCGTATTCCGGCTGTTCAGGCTATCGTTGAGAAATTCTTCGGTAAGACTCCTTCTAAAGGTGTTAACCCGGATGAAGTAGTTGCCGTTGGTGCTGCTATCCAAGGTGGTGTCTTGACAGGTGAAGTGAAAGACGTCTTGTTGCTGGATGTTACTCCGCTGTCATTAGGTATTGAAACCATGGGTGGTGTCATGACGAAGTTGATCGAAGCCAATACGACTATTCCTACGAAGAAGTCTGAAGTCTTCACAACTGCAGTCGATAACCAGCCGTCTGTTGAAATCCATGTATTGCAGGGTGAACGTTCATTGGCTAAGGATAATAAGTCAATTGGTCGTTTCCACTTGGATGGAATTCCAGCAGCTCAGCGTGGTGTTCCTCAGATCGAAGTTACATTCGATATCGATGCCAATGGTATCTTGAATGTTTCTGCTAAGGATAAAGGAACAGGTAAAGTACAGAGCATCCGTATTGAAGCTTCCAGTGGTTTGAGCGAAGACGAAGTTAAACGTATGAAGGAAGAAGCTGCTGCCAATGCTGAAGCCGATAAGAAAGAAAAGGAACGTATCGACAAACTGAATCAGGCAGACAGCATGATCTTCCAGACTGAAAAACAGTTGAAGGATCTGGGCGATAAGATCCCGGCCGACAAGAAGGCTCCGATCGAAGCTGCTTTGAACAAACTGAAAGAAGCTCATAAAGCTCAGGACATTGCAGGTGTAGATGCTGCTATGGCTGAATTGAACAGTGTATTCCAGGCTGCCAGCCAGGAAATGTACAATGCTCAGAACGCTCAGAGCGGTGCTCAGGCCGGTGGTGCAAACTTCGGTGGTCAGGCAAACAACAATGCTGGTAACAATAATAATAATGGTAAAGACAATGTTACTGACGTGGACTTCGAAGAGGTCAAATGATTCCGATAAGTAAACAATAATAAACAATAAGCAAAAGCGTGCAGCTCAACGAGTTGCACGCTTTTTGCGTTTATAGGGTTCATGGTTTCTATATGTTTTCTATGGGCTTTTTTATCTCTTATTTGCGACATATTTGCGACACGTCTTATTTGGCGATAAGATACAACTTAAATTGATATAAACCATTTATAACGAGAAGAATATGCCAAGAGGAAATTACACCATCCAAAGATGTTGCGAGGAGTGCGGTAAAATCTTTACTCCGCCCACATTGATGTCAAAGTGTTGTTGCCCAGCTTGTTCCAAACGAGCATACAAGAAAAGACAAATCGCAAAAGAGAAGGAAGCGATACGTCAAGCATTAATTAGACAGATACCATCCAGCAAGGGATTTCTAACGGTTAAAGAAGCTATGTTGATTTACGGTATTAGTAAGGATGTACTTTATCGCATGATACGACAAGGCTCTATACCATCATACAATTTTGGTCAACGCCTGACACGCCTTAGTCGGCAATATATGGATGAACACTTCAAAGCAAAGACCAGGAGTAAAAAGAGGAAAAAGGAAACATTATCCTTTGAACCAAAAGATTGTTATACTATCGGAGAGATTGCAAAGAAATTTCATATCAATGATAGTAGTGTCTTTAAGCACATACGGCGTCATTCTATTCCTACACGCCAAATCGGTAATTATGTTTATGTTCCCAAATCTGAAATTGATAAATTATATAAGTCATTATGAAGAAAGCATTACCAAACACTAAAGTAACCGTCAAACTCAGAAAATCAAATTATAAAGATGAGTGGTATCTGATTATAGAATCATACCCGGTTTACAAGCGAGGCTCTAAACTGGCAAGTCGTGTGGTTGAATCAATTAACCGAACCATATCCACACCAATTTGGGACAAGGCTTCCATTGCACGAATCTTGCCGGATGGAACATTCAATTACAAACCTAAGTGTGATTTGAATGGAATCATCCAATGCCGTTCAACGATAGATCAAGAGGCTTGTATCTATGCCGACAATGTGCGTAAGTTACGGCAGCATGAATACGATAGCGCAATTCTATATACAGATAAAGAGAACGAAATCGCTGCACAAAACGAGCGGAGCGAACAAGACTTTATCAAGTACTTCAATAGCATTATCAGTAAAAGGCATCCCAACAGTTCCGATTCAATTATAGTCAACTGGAGACGTGTGGGCGAACTGTTGAAGATTTATTCTAAAGGACAACCAATCCCATTCAAGGAAATCTCCGTTAAACTACTCGAAGATATTAAGATGTTTCTGTTACGTGCCCCCATGGGAGGAAATAAAAAAGGAACGATCTCACAGAATACTGCATCTACCTATTTCTCTATACTCAAGGCCGGATTAAAACAAGCGTTCGTTGATGAATATCTTACCGTTGATATAGGTGCAAAAGTAAAGGGGATAACAAACATTGAGAAGCCTCGTGTTGCACTTAGTATGAATGAAGTGCAAATGTTGGTTGATACTCCTTGTAAGGACGATGTTTTAAAACGTGCGTTCTTATTCTCTATTCTCACAGGATTACGACATAGTGACATCCAGACTTTGAAATGGAAACAGATTCAGCAAACAAGTAAGGGTACATGGCAAGCAGTTATAGTTCAGCAGAAAACAAAAAGACCAGATTATAAGCCAGTCATACAACAAGCTCTCCAACTCTGTGGAGAACGCCCAAACAATGAAGAATCTCTCGTTTTTGAGGGATTGACAGATGCCTCCTGGATTTCACGTCCTCTGAAAGTTTGGATAGAAGCATCCGGTATAAAGAAGCATATCACCTTCCATTGCGGCCGCCATAGTTTCGCTTCGCTATTGCTGGAAAATGGTGTTGACATATATACAATAAAAGATTTAATGGGCCATACAAATGTAAGAACCACGCAGATTTATACGCACATCGTGAACGAACAGAAAGAAAAAGCTGCTAATACATTACACATCGAAAATTTGACTTTGTAGGTCATGGTGGAAACTTCCACCCTTGAGCATCAATGACTTATAACAAAGAATCATAAACGCATCATAAACACATCATAATTTACCCCTCATAAAGCACCTGCTTTTTGAGGGGTATTTTGCATCATAGATACTCTCAATGGAGAGCATTTTACTATAAAAAGAGTTTGCTCCCTCTTTTATTATCCTTTTGTGTTAATGAAAATTAAATCTATCGGTGGTGAATGAGTGGGTAATTGGTGGCTTTCAAGCACCTATTTAGCACCCATAAACATACATATACTTTTGCGGCATTAACTCTAAAATACGAAAGATATGGCTTATAAAGTAAATTCGTTGGAGGAGATGCCAAATGCATTGTCCTACCTGATTGAGTCCGTAGAGGCTCTACAATCTAAAGTAAATGCCCTGCAGAAAGCAGGCAAGTAATTCACCCAAGTGGATGGATATAGACGAGCTCTGTGCTTACCTACCATCGCATCCTGCCAAGCAAACGGTTTATGGATGGGTTTCAGCCAAACAAATCCCCGTACATAAAATAAATAAGGCTCTGGCTTTTCTACAATCAGAAATTGATGACTGGTTGAAGAACAAATCGCATAAGACACAGGATGAATTGATGGAGGAAGCCAGACGATTTGTTGAATCCAAAAAGATTATCAGATGATGGGAACGACTGATTATTGTTTTTCATTCTTTCGCAAACCCGTCCAGAATATCGAACCGATAAGAGCTGTAGGTATTGTGGATGTGTACCGCTATATCACCGGGCATTATGCACAACCACAAACCGAAGCCTTGCGTCTGATGGCTACTTCTCCTGAAGCCAAAAGGTACAAAGCCACCCATTTTGACTATTGTACCTTTTCTGGACTATTCCGTAAGCGGAATGAGAGGGAACTGATAATGCACTCCGGATTGATGTGTCTGGATTTTGATCATGTGGAAAATATTATGGAACTAAAGCAAAAGTTACTCAACCATGAGTATTTCGATACGGAGCTATTATTTGTCAGTCCATCCGGTAATGGATTAAAATGGATAATACCCGTTGACTTGAAAGGCTGGGAACATTCCCGGTACTTTAAGGCTGTTACCAACTGTATCAAAGCAACAGGCTTGCCGTTGGTAGATATGTCCGGAAGTGACGTTGCTCGTTCATGTTTTTTGCCACATGATTCACAAGCATATATTAGCCCTAAATACAAAGATGATGTCGAAGAAAATATTTTTCGCCCAAGATTGGGAGAATGTCCCTTCTGAACTACAGCAAACAGATATGCCAAGTATCACTCCACTATATAATAAGGTGGAG is part of the Parabacteroides sp. AD58 genome and harbors:
- the dnaK gene encoding molecular chaperone DnaK; the encoded protein is MGKIIGIDLGTTNSCVAVLEGNEPVVIANSEGKRTTPSIVAFVEGGERKVGDPAKRQAITNPQKTIFSIKRFMGETYDQVQKEIARVPYKVVRGDNNTPRVDIDGRLYTPQEISAMILQKMKKTAEDYLGQEVTEAVITVPAYFSDAQRQATKEAGEIAGLTVRRIVNEPTAASLAYGLDKANKDMKIAVFDLGGGTFDISILELGDGVFEVKSTNGDTHLGGDDFDHVIIDWLADEFMKDEGVDLRKDPMALQRLKEAAEKAKIELSSTTSTEINLPYIMPVNGVPKHLVKTLTRAKFEQLADSLIQACIAPCRQALKDANLTTSDIDEVILVGGSTRIPAVQAIVEKFFGKTPSKGVNPDEVVAVGAAIQGGVLTGEVKDVLLLDVTPLSLGIETMGGVMTKLIEANTTIPTKKSEVFTTAVDNQPSVEIHVLQGERSLAKDNKSIGRFHLDGIPAAQRGVPQIEVTFDIDANGILNVSAKDKGTGKVQSIRIEASSGLSEDEVKRMKEEAAANAEADKKEKERIDKLNQADSMIFQTEKQLKDLGDKIPADKKAPIEAALNKLKEAHKAQDIAGVDAAMAELNSVFQAASQEMYNAQNAQSGAQAGGANFGGQANNNAGNNNNNGKDNVTDVDFEEVK
- a CDS encoding BT4734/BF3469 family protein, whose protein sequence is MMGTTDYCFSFFRKPVQNIEPIRAVGIVDVYRYITGHYAQPQTEALRLMATSPEAKRYKATHFDYCTFSGLFRKRNERELIMHSGLMCLDFDHVENIMELKQKLLNHEYFDTELLFVSPSGNGLKWIIPVDLKGWEHSRYFKAVTNCIKATGLPLVDMSGSDVARSCFLPHDSQAYISPKYKDDVEENIFRPRLGECPF
- a CDS encoding site-specific integrase, translated to MKKALPNTKVTVKLRKSNYKDEWYLIIESYPVYKRGSKLASRVVESINRTISTPIWDKASIARILPDGTFNYKPKCDLNGIIQCRSTIDQEACIYADNVRKLRQHEYDSAILYTDKENEIAAQNERSEQDFIKYFNSIISKRHPNSSDSIIVNWRRVGELLKIYSKGQPIPFKEISVKLLEDIKMFLLRAPMGGNKKGTISQNTASTYFSILKAGLKQAFVDEYLTVDIGAKVKGITNIEKPRVALSMNEVQMLVDTPCKDDVLKRAFLFSILTGLRHSDIQTLKWKQIQQTSKGTWQAVIVQQKTKRPDYKPVIQQALQLCGERPNNEESLVFEGLTDASWISRPLKVWIEASGIKKHITFHCGRHSFASLLLENGVDIYTIKDLMGHTNVRTTQIYTHIVNEQKEKAANTLHIENLTL
- a CDS encoding helix-turn-helix domain-containing protein; this translates as MPRGNYTIQRCCEECGKIFTPPTLMSKCCCPACSKRAYKKRQIAKEKEAIRQALIRQIPSSKGFLTVKEAMLIYGISKDVLYRMIRQGSIPSYNFGQRLTRLSRQYMDEHFKAKTRSKKRKKETLSFEPKDCYTIGEIAKKFHINDSSVFKHIRRHSIPTRQIGNYVYVPKSEIDKLYKSL